A portion of the Candidatus Nitrosotenuis aquarius genome contains these proteins:
- the pyrB gene encoding aspartate carbamoyltransferase — MNDFYHNDIISVRDFDKAKFEAVFSATNKIIKMDPTQRREVGRGKTLGYLFFEPSTRTRLSFQAAMALIGGTSLGIADVSLSSTKKGESLADTIRMISIYSDVLALRHPLDGSSRFASEISDKPVLNAGSGTEEHPTQAIQDLYTIKKEKNKIDGLKIGIVGDLKYGRTVYSLLYALSNYDVDIKLISPESLKIRSDSIYEIQKKVSLKESTNLDEFIDELDVVYVTRIQKERFPDEEEYQKVRGSYKIGLDVVNKMKENAIILHPLPRVDEISTDVDSTAQAKYFRQAEYGKFTRAALLGLVLNESGF; from the coding sequence ATGAACGATTTTTATCATAATGACATCATATCTGTGCGGGATTTTGACAAGGCAAAATTCGAGGCAGTATTTTCAGCAACCAATAAAATCATAAAAATGGATCCGACCCAGCGCCGCGAGGTTGGCCGCGGCAAGACACTTGGATATCTCTTCTTTGAGCCAAGCACCAGAACCCGACTGAGCTTTCAGGCGGCAATGGCGCTAATTGGCGGAACCTCGCTTGGAATAGCAGATGTTTCCCTGTCTTCTACAAAAAAGGGCGAAAGCCTGGCAGACACAATACGGATGATCTCAATTTACTCTGATGTCTTGGCGCTGCGCCACCCCCTTGATGGCTCTAGTAGATTTGCATCTGAAATCTCTGACAAGCCAGTCCTCAATGCGGGAAGTGGGACAGAGGAGCACCCAACCCAGGCAATCCAAGACCTCTACACAATAAAAAAGGAAAAAAACAAAATTGACGGCCTAAAAATCGGCATAGTAGGTGATCTAAAATACGGCAGAACTGTCTATTCTCTTTTGTACGCTCTATCAAACTATGATGTGGATATTAAGCTGATATCGCCAGAATCGCTGAAGATAAGGTCCGACTCTATATATGAAATACAAAAAAAGGTCTCACTCAAGGAATCCACAAATCTGGACGAGTTCATCGACGAGCTTGATGTTGTCTATGTTACTCGAATCCAAAAGGAGCGTTTTCCAGACGAGGAGGAATACCAAAAGGTGCGTGGCAGCTACAAAATCGGGCTCGATGTTGTAAACAAGATGAAGGAAAACGCAATAATTTTGCATCCGCTTCCGCGAGTAGATGAAATCTCTACTGATGTAGACTCGACAGCCCAGGCAAAATACTTCAGGCAGGCAGAATATGGGAAATTTACGCGCGCCGCACTGCTTGGCCTAGTCCTAAATGAGTCTGGATTTTAG
- the pyrI gene encoding aspartate carbamoyltransferase regulatory subunit, with translation MQESNLIVRRIKDGTVIDHIEGGKGLKVLEAIGISGQEGDVITVALNVPSGKYSKKDIIKVENRYLQDSDTNKLAVISPKATINIIKDYKLVEKRRVTLPNKIEKIFRCSNPDCITNSKEDIESVMEVIDKTGLVLKCKYCARILDVNQLKYN, from the coding sequence ATGCAGGAATCAAATCTCATAGTTCGCCGAATAAAGGACGGCACAGTAATTGATCATATCGAGGGCGGCAAGGGCCTCAAGGTGCTAGAGGCAATAGGCATCTCTGGCCAGGAAGGCGACGTCATAACAGTAGCCCTCAACGTCCCAAGCGGAAAATACAGCAAAAAAGACATAATCAAAGTAGAGAACAGATACCTCCAGGACTCGGACACCAACAAGCTTGCAGTGATATCGCCCAAGGCGACAATTAACATAATCAAGGACTACAAGCTGGTAGAAAAGCGCCGAGTCACACTCCCAAACAAAATTGAAAAGATATTTCGATGCTCAAATCCAGACTGTATCACAAACAGCAAAGAAGACATTGAATCAGTCATGGAAGTAATCGACAAGACTGGCCTTGTCCTAAAATGCAAGTATTGCGCAAGGATTTTGGACGTAAACCAGCTGAAATATAATTAA
- a CDS encoding V-type ATP synthase subunit B: MSAQGGVQYSKIAEIKGPLVIVDGVESVAFDELVEIQTTDGQRRLGKVLEVGNRKAIVQVFEGTTGLSVSGTSAKFVGKVMEMPVSEQVLGRVFDGLGRPIDGLPDPIAEKFIDINGAPMNPEQREYPRDFIQTGVSVIDGMLTLVRGQKLPIFSGSGMSHNILAAQIARQAAVVGTSDEFAVVFAAIGVQYSEAEYFRRSLEESGALKRSVLFLNLADDPAIERIITPRVALTVAEYLAYDLGMHVLVILTDMTNYAEALREISAAREEVPGRKGYPGYLYTDLSTIYERAGRLRDKKGSVTQMPILTMPSDDITHPIPDLTGYITEGQIVLGRDLFRQGVYPPVNILMSLSRIMKDGIGEGRTRADHQEVSNQNYDAYSRAQEVRALAGIVGKAGLTGVDLKYLEVGDGFEKEFLTQGIDENRTIEETLGLQWKVVSLLPKNELTKVKDKFIDQYYKER; this comes from the coding sequence ATGAGCGCACAGGGTGGAGTCCAGTATTCAAAAATTGCAGAGATCAAAGGACCACTAGTAATTGTTGACGGAGTAGAAAGCGTTGCATTCGATGAGCTAGTTGAAATTCAAACTACCGATGGACAGAGAAGACTAGGCAAAGTCCTCGAAGTAGGAAATAGAAAAGCAATCGTCCAGGTATTTGAGGGAACAACAGGTCTCTCAGTTTCTGGAACAAGCGCAAAGTTCGTAGGCAAAGTCATGGAAATGCCAGTCTCCGAACAAGTGCTAGGCAGAGTCTTTGACGGACTGGGAAGACCAATCGACGGACTGCCAGACCCAATTGCAGAAAAATTCATCGACATCAACGGCGCACCAATGAACCCAGAACAAAGAGAATATCCTAGAGATTTCATTCAAACAGGCGTATCAGTAATTGATGGAATGCTAACGCTAGTCAGAGGCCAAAAGCTTCCAATCTTTTCCGGCTCTGGCATGTCACACAATATCTTGGCAGCACAAATTGCAAGACAGGCGGCAGTAGTTGGAACATCCGATGAATTTGCAGTAGTCTTTGCAGCAATCGGCGTGCAATATTCCGAGGCAGAATATTTCAGAAGAAGCCTAGAGGAGTCTGGCGCACTAAAGCGTAGTGTATTATTTTTGAATCTAGCAGACGATCCTGCAATTGAGAGAATCATCACGCCAAGAGTAGCGCTAACCGTTGCTGAATACTTGGCGTATGACCTTGGAATGCACGTACTGGTAATTCTAACAGACATGACAAACTATGCAGAGGCACTAAGAGAAATCAGCGCAGCAAGAGAAGAAGTGCCGGGAAGAAAAGGCTATCCTGGATATCTCTACACTGACCTATCGACAATCTACGAAAGAGCAGGAAGACTGCGAGACAAAAAGGGCAGTGTGACTCAGATGCCAATTTTGACCATGCCATCAGACGATATCACTCATCCAATTCCAGACCTTACTGGCTACATCACAGAAGGACAAATAGTGTTGGGTCGTGACTTGTTCAGACAAGGAGTCTATCCGCCAGTAAACATCCTGATGAGCTTATCGCGAATCATGAAGGACGGAATTGGCGAGGGAAGAACAAGAGCAGACCACCAAGAAGTCTCCAATCAAAACTATGATGCTTATTCCCGTGCACAAGAAGTTCGCGCGCTGGCAGGAATTGTAGGAAAGGCAGGCCTCACAGGTGTGGACCTCAAATATCTCGAAGTAGGCGACGGATTTGAAAAGGAATTCCTCACCCAAGGAATTGACGAGAATCGAACCATAGAGGAAACGCTGGGACTCCAGTGGAAAGTAGTGTCATTATTGCCAAAGAACGAGCTAACCAAAGTTAAAGACAAGTTTATCGACCAATACTACAAGGAACGATAG
- a CDS encoding V-type ATP synthase subunit E, with protein sequence MGVDSALERTVEKILQNTEQQIVSSLKEALKSSQTTLANSQITLEQEYDKILAEGKKEAEKLEKQIIGNADLDSRNKQLLLVEESIEKVFEKAIAKLQSADRGSDYSKLISSLLQESIDTIGTSEIIVQTNSKDKSVVQSLLSKFPGATLSSDTIECLGGIHVQSKDGTMKFDNTIDARLDRLKPLIRKDIASKFGR encoded by the coding sequence ATGGGCGTTGATTCTGCACTAGAGAGAACTGTAGAAAAAATCCTTCAGAACACAGAACAACAGATCGTCTCAAGCCTAAAAGAAGCATTAAAGTCCTCACAAACAACCCTTGCAAACTCGCAAATCACGCTGGAGCAGGAATATGACAAAATTCTAGCCGAGGGCAAAAAGGAAGCAGAAAAACTCGAAAAACAAATCATAGGAAACGCCGATCTAGATTCCAGAAACAAACAACTCTTGCTGGTAGAAGAATCAATAGAAAAAGTCTTTGAGAAAGCGATCGCAAAACTCCAAAGTGCAGATCGTGGCTCTGACTATTCCAAATTAATCTCGTCATTATTACAAGAGTCAATTGACACAATTGGCACATCCGAGATAATTGTTCAGACAAATTCAAAGGACAAGTCTGTCGTCCAATCATTATTATCCAAATTTCCAGGAGCAACGCTCTCATCTGATACAATTGAATGTCTCGGTGGAATTCACGTTCAATCAAAGGATGGCACCATGAAATTCGACAACACAATTGATGCAAGACTAGATCGCCTGAAGCCTTTAATAAGGAAGGATATTGCATCAAAATTCGGAAGGTAA
- a CDS encoding ATP synthase subunit C, producing the protein MKSFALLLLATVVSLSAMTGLAFAAEEGAPASGDSGSLKILGAGLAFGLAAFGAGIGLGYVGSAGLAVISENPALQSKVFIFVGMVESIAIYGIVMMFIILGQ; encoded by the coding sequence ATGAAATCCTTCGCGTTATTGCTTTTGGCAACAGTTGTATCACTTTCAGCAATGACAGGCCTTGCATTTGCAGCAGAAGAGGGAGCACCAGCATCTGGTGATTCCGGATCACTGAAAATTCTTGGCGCAGGTTTAGCATTTGGTCTTGCAGCATTTGGTGCAGGAATCGGATTAGGCTATGTGGGATCTGCAGGTCTTGCCGTAATTAGTGAAAACCCAGCATTACAGTCAAAAGTATTCATCTTCGTAGGTATGGTCGAGTCAATCGCAATCTACGGAATCGTCATGATGTTCATTATCTTGGGACAATAA
- a CDS encoding sulfurtransferase, whose amino-acid sequence MLISTANLAKELQNQNLVLIDARSYKEYSQGHIPGAVNLDLFAYHWFDTTPQGMQIFNEQTKKLLSFVGVTMSKKIVFYDDVSGMLAARGVWLLMYFSHQNVFMLDGGIKKWQADGLTLETKTNGFFPTTFDGNPNLQILADYEHVLQNIGKSILIDARSKEEFNGDVIRGARRGHIPRAINVDFSANISEDGTIKNEKQLEELYKIPKDAQIITYCQGAYRAANSFLALKKLGFEKIRVYLGSWGEWSNRTELPVE is encoded by the coding sequence GTGCTAATCTCTACTGCAAATCTGGCAAAGGAACTCCAAAACCAAAATCTAGTTCTAATTGATGCAAGATCATACAAAGAATATTCCCAGGGACACATTCCAGGCGCAGTAAATCTGGACCTGTTTGCATATCATTGGTTTGACACAACACCACAGGGGATGCAGATTTTCAATGAGCAAACAAAAAAACTTCTCTCGTTTGTTGGCGTGACTATGTCCAAGAAAATTGTTTTCTATGACGATGTCTCTGGAATGCTTGCGGCAAGAGGAGTCTGGTTGCTGATGTATTTTTCACACCAAAATGTCTTCATGCTTGATGGCGGAATAAAAAAATGGCAAGCAGACGGCCTGACACTTGAGACAAAAACAAACGGATTTTTCCCAACAACCTTTGACGGCAACCCAAACCTGCAAATCTTGGCAGACTATGAACATGTGTTGCAAAACATTGGCAAGTCTATACTAATTGATGCAAGATCCAAAGAAGAATTCAATGGGGATGTGATCCGCGGCGCAAGGCGTGGCCACATTCCAAGAGCAATCAATGTCGATTTTTCTGCAAACATCTCTGAAGACGGCACAATAAAAAATGAAAAACAGCTGGAAGAACTATACAAAATTCCAAAGGATGCACAAATCATTACGTACTGTCAGGGTGCATATAGGGCGGCAAACTCTTTTTTGGCACTCAAAAAACTTGGCTTTGAGAAAATCAGAGTCTATCTTGGTTCTTGGGGCGAATGGTCAAACAGAACTGAATTGCCTGTAGAGTGA
- a CDS encoding V-type ATP synthase subunit A — translation MVAKGRIVWVSGPAVKADGMSDAKMYETVSVGDAKLIGEVIRLTGDVAFIQVYESTSGLKPGEPVVGTGNPLSVLLGPGIIGQIYDGIQRPLKDLAEKSGSFIGRGITTTPVVMNKKYKFTPKVKIGDTVQPGSIIGSVQETDLIEHGIMVPPDHAGGKITKIVSEGTYDLETELATTDNGKTPIKMYHYWPVRKPRPYKSRYDPTIPLLTGQRVIDTFFPIAKGGTGSIPGAFGTGKTVTLHQIAKWADSQVVVYIGCGERGNEMTEVLVEFPHLKDPRTGKPLMDRTVLVANTSNMPVAAREASIYTGVTIAEYYRDMGKDVVLVADSTSRWAEALREMSGRLEEMPAEEGYPSYLASRLAEFYERAGRVRAQGSPDRDGSVTLIGAVSPSGGDFTEPVTTHTMRFIKTFWALDAKLAYSRHYPSINWMNSYSGYLADIGKWWGENVSKDWFELRREAYGILQREDTLKEIVRLLGPEALPDEEKLILEVARMVKIGILQQNSFDDVDTYCSPQKQFKLLTLLVDFYRKGQAALREGASLADIRAMPVIATLLKARMEVKEDELAKLDALSGTIESEFKNISGVKVSA, via the coding sequence ATGGTAGCAAAGGGTCGAATTGTTTGGGTTAGTGGTCCTGCAGTAAAAGCAGACGGCATGTCTGATGCAAAAATGTACGAGACAGTCTCTGTCGGCGACGCAAAACTAATCGGCGAAGTAATTCGTCTTACAGGCGATGTAGCATTTATCCAAGTTTACGAATCCACCAGCGGATTAAAGCCAGGCGAGCCAGTAGTAGGTACTGGTAACCCACTGAGCGTTTTGTTAGGTCCAGGCATCATTGGCCAAATTTATGATGGAATCCAGAGACCACTAAAAGACTTGGCAGAAAAGTCTGGCTCTTTTATTGGCAGAGGAATCACCACCACGCCAGTTGTTATGAATAAAAAATACAAATTCACACCAAAGGTAAAGATTGGCGACACTGTGCAACCGGGAAGCATCATCGGCTCTGTGCAGGAAACCGACCTAATCGAGCATGGCATAATGGTTCCACCAGACCATGCTGGCGGCAAAATCACAAAGATTGTTAGCGAAGGCACTTATGATTTAGAAACAGAGCTTGCAACCACAGATAATGGCAAGACACCGATCAAGATGTATCATTACTGGCCAGTAAGAAAGCCAAGACCATACAAATCAAGATACGATCCAACCATTCCACTATTGACTGGCCAAAGAGTAATTGACACATTCTTCCCAATTGCAAAGGGTGGAACAGGCTCCATTCCAGGAGCATTTGGTACAGGAAAAACCGTAACACTGCACCAAATTGCAAAGTGGGCAGACTCTCAAGTTGTTGTGTATATCGGATGTGGAGAGCGAGGAAACGAAATGACCGAGGTGCTCGTTGAATTCCCACACCTCAAAGACCCAAGAACCGGAAAACCACTCATGGACAGAACTGTCCTTGTTGCAAACACTAGCAACATGCCGGTGGCTGCAAGAGAGGCAAGCATCTACACTGGAGTAACAATTGCTGAATATTACCGAGACATGGGTAAGGACGTCGTCCTTGTTGCTGATTCCACCTCAAGATGGGCAGAAGCACTAAGAGAGATGAGCGGAAGACTCGAAGAAATGCCAGCAGAAGAAGGCTATCCATCATATCTAGCATCAAGATTAGCAGAATTTTATGAAAGAGCAGGACGTGTCCGAGCGCAAGGAAGCCCAGACAGGGACGGCTCTGTAACACTGATTGGCGCAGTATCTCCATCTGGTGGAGACTTTACAGAACCAGTCACTACACATACAATGCGATTCATCAAAACTTTCTGGGCGCTTGATGCAAAACTGGCGTATTCTCGTCACTATCCGTCAATTAACTGGATGAACAGCTATTCCGGATATTTAGCAGACATTGGAAAATGGTGGGGCGAAAATGTGTCAAAGGACTGGTTTGAGCTAAGACGCGAAGCATACGGAATTTTGCAAAGAGAGGACACACTAAAAGAAATTGTCAGACTGCTAGGCCCTGAAGCACTGCCAGATGAGGAAAAACTAATTCTCGAGGTAGCAAGAATGGTCAAAATCGGAATCCTACAACAAAACTCTTTTGACGACGTAGACACTTACTGCAGCCCACAAAAACAATTCAAGCTCTTGACATTACTAGTTGACTTTTACAGAAAAGGCCAAGCGGCACTGCGTGAAGGCGCATCCCTTGCTGACATTAGGGCGATGCCAGTAATTGCAACACTACTCAAAGCAAGAATGGAAGTAAAAGAGGACGAGCTTGCAAAACTAGATGCACTGTCTGGTACTATAGAATCTGAATTCAAGAACATTTCCGGAGTAAAGGTTTCGGCATGA
- a CDS encoding V-type ATP synthase subunit I, producing the protein MVVADLKLGSIILPRSESPLAVSRLAEFEWFHKIETENDIVTPEVDDLLLRAQKSYQAIDDVVKGLQIPLQVGIMEVLFKGTVIKKKQYELDEMQTMVDDLEKKSPGIVDGPAKLLEDIAATQRSLDEYTTLKETLDVVKKLNVDVGGFGFMKYFYTNLFVINTSEFAEVSRTLEGVTIYKYELDTKDKLAVIVVAGSDDSDKVLKVFRGFNSNPFVIPQGLPQVPAQAYSLIVSKLAELTKKEKELAKEIAKVKVSIRRDILALHESAFVAKEVLETLRKPGGTKRFAVIQGYIPKNMEGKFKEVTKQWMSVTEDIRDPKMVQNRPTLFQNKRWVRTFEVITQSQGIPRRGEADPTPMISLMWPIFYGIMFADLGHGLLLMGLGLLFKMKGQGVMARWGMLIAISGASAAVAGVGAGEMFGFHIDHLQPFEDLLHGPLQPVSWLVGTLSVAELTFEQVINILKVSLFLGIIHLIWAFVLRIRRLHKEGHKQMMITEAIPNLTLYGGIVVIMMCAIGASYDVMNMYSRTHTEVVPWVTIFLGDWARVWIVTRIAVIVVLGSMATMMVGGILHAKHHPEDGGSAANVVMEVFLGKTVECLAHTISYARLGIMLLVHAALLMTVNNAFASMGGWSSPGGIAMIVGGNLGIMMIEGLIVYIQSLRLHLYEFFTKWYDGGSQPFKQVVPELLYNQLIWKKK; encoded by the coding sequence TTGGTAGTAGCCGATCTAAAACTTGGTAGCATAATTTTACCTAGATCGGAATCTCCACTTGCAGTTTCCCGTCTTGCGGAATTTGAATGGTTTCACAAAATAGAGACGGAAAACGACATCGTTACTCCCGAAGTTGACGATTTACTTTTGCGCGCGCAAAAATCCTACCAAGCAATAGACGACGTGGTAAAGGGCTTGCAGATTCCACTACAAGTTGGAATCATGGAAGTATTATTCAAGGGAACTGTCATCAAGAAAAAACAGTACGAGCTTGACGAAATGCAGACAATGGTTGACGACTTGGAGAAAAAGAGCCCAGGAATTGTTGACGGTCCGGCAAAACTACTCGAAGACATAGCTGCAACCCAGCGTTCACTGGATGAATACACCACTCTGAAGGAAACTCTTGATGTGGTCAAAAAACTAAACGTCGATGTTGGGGGCTTTGGCTTTATGAAATATTTCTACACAAATCTCTTTGTCATAAACACAAGCGAATTTGCCGAGGTAAGCAGAACGCTTGAAGGTGTTACAATTTACAAGTATGAGTTGGACACAAAGGACAAGCTGGCAGTAATCGTGGTTGCTGGCTCTGACGATTCCGATAAGGTACTCAAGGTGTTTCGTGGCTTTAATTCAAATCCATTTGTGATACCGCAGGGACTGCCACAGGTTCCTGCACAGGCATATTCACTGATTGTATCCAAGCTCGCAGAGCTAACCAAGAAGGAAAAAGAACTTGCAAAAGAAATCGCCAAAGTCAAAGTCTCAATTCGCAGGGACATACTAGCATTGCATGAGAGCGCGTTTGTTGCCAAAGAAGTACTAGAAACGCTTCGCAAGCCTGGCGGAACAAAGAGATTTGCAGTCATACAGGGATACATTCCAAAAAACATGGAAGGAAAATTCAAAGAAGTAACAAAGCAATGGATGTCAGTTACCGAAGATATCAGGGATCCAAAGATGGTGCAAAACAGGCCGACACTCTTCCAAAACAAGAGATGGGTCAGAACCTTTGAGGTAATTACGCAAAGCCAGGGCATTCCAAGACGCGGCGAGGCAGACCCAACGCCCATGATTTCACTAATGTGGCCAATATTCTACGGAATAATGTTTGCAGATCTTGGCCATGGCTTGTTGCTCATGGGTCTTGGCTTGCTGTTCAAGATGAAGGGCCAGGGTGTCATGGCAAGATGGGGAATGCTAATTGCCATTTCTGGGGCATCTGCAGCAGTTGCAGGAGTAGGTGCTGGAGAAATGTTTGGCTTCCACATTGATCACTTGCAGCCATTTGAGGATCTGTTGCACGGGCCGCTACAGCCAGTGTCCTGGCTGGTTGGAACCCTGTCCGTTGCGGAACTGACATTTGAGCAGGTAATCAACATACTCAAGGTTTCACTATTCCTTGGAATTATTCATTTAATTTGGGCATTCGTACTGAGAATCAGACGACTGCACAAGGAAGGTCACAAACAAATGATGATCACAGAAGCAATTCCAAACCTTACACTGTACGGCGGCATTGTCGTGATAATGATGTGCGCAATTGGTGCAAGCTATGATGTCATGAACATGTATTCTAGAACACACACCGAAGTTGTTCCATGGGTCACAATATTCTTGGGTGACTGGGCTCGAGTTTGGATTGTCACAAGAATTGCAGTAATTGTCGTACTTGGCTCTATGGCAACAATGATGGTTGGCGGAATTTTACACGCAAAACATCACCCAGAAGACGGTGGAAGTGCAGCAAACGTAGTCATGGAGGTATTCTTGGGCAAAACAGTAGAATGCCTTGCACATACTATCAGCTATGCACGACTTGGAATCATGCTGCTTGTGCACGCTGCATTATTAATGACAGTCAACAATGCATTTGCATCAATGGGAGGCTGGTCCTCACCTGGCGGAATTGCAATGATTGTTGGCGGAAACTTGGGAATCATGATGATTGAAGGACTAATTGTGTACATCCAGTCCTTGAGATTACACTTGTACGAATTCTTTACCAAGTGGTATGACGGAGGCTCTCAGCCATTCAAGCAAGTAGTACCAGAATTATTGTACAATCAATTAATCTGGAAGAAAAAATAA
- a CDS encoding V-type ATP synthase subunit D, whose translation MSFGQNVAATKIELLKYKRSSQVATMVQKILDDKRKVLLKNIEEMITEANKARGGIWEPLQDVYKSVNDAYLSLGTATVDSVAQSTPAVMEVDTKVKRVVDVTIPTLNVTEKDTKSMPYGFADTNSSIDRAAKQIKVLLPKICKAAEYENSIFALAKALEKTQKLLNALENVIIPQYRLRIKFILATLEEREREEFARLKKVKAVMEKKK comes from the coding sequence ATGTCGTTTGGCCAAAACGTTGCAGCAACAAAAATTGAGTTGCTCAAGTACAAGCGTTCAAGCCAAGTTGCGACAATGGTGCAAAAAATTCTTGACGACAAAAGAAAGGTCTTGCTAAAAAACATTGAAGAAATGATCACAGAAGCAAACAAGGCTCGCGGCGGAATCTGGGAGCCACTCCAAGACGTCTACAAATCAGTAAACGATGCTTATCTGTCACTGGGCACTGCAACAGTGGACTCGGTAGCACAATCCACTCCGGCAGTAATGGAGGTAGACACCAAGGTAAAGCGAGTAGTGGATGTCACAATCCCAACACTAAATGTTACAGAAAAAGACACAAAATCAATGCCTTATGGATTTGCAGACACCAACTCTTCAATAGACAGGGCGGCAAAGCAGATCAAGGTATTGCTCCCAAAAATCTGCAAGGCGGCCGAATATGAAAATTCCATCTTTGCACTTGCAAAGGCGCTAGAAAAGACGCAAAAACTCCTGAATGCGCTAGAAAACGTCATTATTCCGCAGTATAGGCTGCGAATCAAGTTCATCTTGGCAACACTAGAGGAAAGAGAAAGGGAAGAATTCGCAAGACTAAAAAAAGTCAAGGCAGTAATGGAGAAGAAGAAGTAA
- a CDS encoding matrixin family metalloprotease, whose protein sequence is MSEKSLARLKDHLDLMKKELDSTTSQIKQIETKNKTERKSMQKIDEPAIRSLKNQEADLIQEISKIQKEIKKSRSKILLIAELAVLPAMFLILLMSGVTDTIFSNFESKETPNVLRTKYFTENLRGDTIDTWKSWRLVDNTLSINILKSPRVTEHQLEVIKNAIISEKTEEFDDSLVHKGPKGTKSMYYVGWAGALKEAAKEETKYNIPTNFEFVGSNGGEGDIIITLSNIKDSDGYTGYTKSITEDTEILKSFITIYDISNLSDDQLETIVRHEFGHALGLGHSTATEDLMAPTIDMTIPYITDCNIDAIVNLYNAKSDSQTVCEK, encoded by the coding sequence ATGTCGGAAAAATCACTTGCACGTCTAAAAGATCACCTAGACTTGATGAAAAAAGAGCTTGATTCCACCACATCGCAAATCAAGCAAATAGAGACAAAAAACAAAACAGAGCGCAAGTCCATGCAGAAAATCGACGAGCCTGCCATCAGGTCCCTGAAGAATCAGGAAGCCGACCTAATACAGGAAATATCCAAAATTCAAAAAGAGATCAAAAAATCAAGATCCAAGATACTGCTCATTGCAGAGCTTGCCGTTTTGCCCGCAATGTTTCTGATATTGCTAATGTCTGGCGTAACTGACACAATTTTTTCCAACTTTGAATCAAAAGAGACGCCAAACGTGCTCAGGACAAAATACTTTACAGAAAACCTTCGAGGCGACACAATAGACACCTGGAAGTCATGGAGACTAGTCGACAACACGCTGAGCATCAACATTCTCAAGTCGCCACGCGTAACAGAGCACCAGCTAGAAGTGATAAAAAACGCAATCATATCAGAGAAGACAGAGGAATTTGACGATTCCCTAGTACACAAGGGCCCCAAGGGAACAAAGTCAATGTATTATGTTGGGTGGGCAGGAGCACTCAAGGAAGCTGCAAAAGAAGAGACAAAATACAATATTCCAACCAATTTTGAGTTTGTCGGCAGCAATGGCGGCGAAGGAGACATCATCATAACATTATCCAACATAAAGGACTCTGACGGGTACACAGGCTATACAAAATCAATTACAGAAGACACTGAAATCCTAAAGTCATTTATCACAATTTACGACATTTCCAATTTGTCTGATGATCAGCTGGAAACAATAGTGCGACACGAGTTTGGCCACGCACTAGGCCTGGGCCACTCTACTGCCACAGAAGACCTGATGGCGCCAACAATAGACATGACCATCCCATATATCACAGACTGCAACATTGACGCAATCGTAAATCTATACAATGCAAAATCAGACAGCCAAACTGTTTGCGAAAAATAA